CAGGCACGTAGGAAGCACATTATGAAATGAAACGTAAAAATTGCATCTTAGTGAATGAGTAAACAAAAACATGTTTATCCTTTGTCTTTTAAATTTTCTAGGTGTTTTAGTGGCTTGCTACTTAGTTTTTGCAACAAGAATGACTGCAGATCAAGCAATTCTTTTTGTTCGGGCAAAAAGGCCTAATTCTATTCAAACTAGAGGACAGTTATTGTGTGTAAGAGAGTTCACTCAGTTTTTGATCCCTCTGAGAAATGTTTTTGCTTGCTGTGAACCCAAAGCACATGCAGTTACTCTGTCCCAGTACCTGATCCGTCAGCGGCATCTGCTTCATGGTTATGAGAGTAGACATCTCAAGCATGTGCCAAAACTTGTTCATCTAGTTTGCAAACTTCTTTTGGACTTGGCTGAAAACAGGCAGGTGATAGAGGAAGAACTGTTAGACATACCAGATCTCTCAGCTGAAATTGAAAAGACCGTTTCTCAGTTGCTCTCTACACAACTAGATAAAGAGTTAACAAGACAGGACAGTGATACATCAGATTCATTCTCCCACTTGGTGAGAAATAATCCTTTTGAGACCCAAGATTCCGTTTTCTCACTTGAACACGAATGTGATCCTCTTTGGAAGAGAAGGAATGCTGAATGCCTTCAGCCTCTGACTCATCTGAAAAGGCGTCTAAGTTACAGTGACTCAGATTTGAGGAGAGCTGCATTTCTCTTCGAACAGGGAGAAACTCCATGGACAGTGCCTGCACAAATACTACTCTGCAACAAACATAAACGGCCTAACAATGGGGAACATTGTTTTGCTGCAGGCAATCAAAAGCCTCAGCTGGACTTAAACAAAGAAGCTTTTGTGCGTAGTACACTTACTTTCTGGAGCCAAGGTAAATTTAATTTGGATGGATCCATCCAAAAAGATGGATCTGcactttatcatagaaaaaaatctCCAAAAGAAGTACAGCGTAGTAGAACCTTTTCAGCAGGTCTTACATATGTACACAATGCTAGTGACCCCAGAACACCAAAGTGTAATTTTGCCAAAGAGACTGGTCACAAAGAAGAACAAAAGACTAATATACATGGCAGAATAATTTGTGCATCTGAGGACTCCGATTGTTCTTCTAAGGAAGAATGCTCTCTTGGATGTGAAAGCCAAGACAGTAAAGATCTATCAGAAACAATTCCACACATTATTTTGCAATCAGAATTGAGTCTGGAGGCACGAAGAATTTTGGCAGCTAAAGCTCTTGCAAATTTAAATGAATTTGTGGAAGAGGACGAATTGAAGCAGAAAGTAGAAATGTGGCAGgtattctgtttttaaattttattcagtactgtgtgtatgtgtataacaTGTATATTTTAATCCATTCCGTATTAAAAACACTACTGACCTAATGAGAGAAATCACCAAGACTCTTAGACATTACATGTGGGACACATGATGTGCTAGTTAAGTACGAGGTTGCATTTATGAGCCAagggacagtatttttccatcaGTGCAGTTAAAAATTAGCTAGAGGTGGGCTGCTTTACATAGCAAAAGTACTTTTTCCCTAGCAGTGAACAGTGTGCTTTATCTTCCTGAGAGAACAAAAGATTACAGCTTAGAATTCAACATAGGTCTTATGATAGGTCATGGACAACTAaaccagggatcagcaacctgtggcccatggagctgggcaACTTTGGTGGTAGGAGCCTTCGCCTGTACcatgggtgggtggcagggagaagtgacagcagcagcagtgggcacatGCTAGCACCAGCCCGCCTCAGACTTAAACTGAGTCATTTCAGGCTGCTGCCAGAAAAGGTTGCCGACCACTGATCTAAAGCATTTGAAAAAGATTTTCTTATGCAAGTCATCTAAGATTTAAGAAGCAGCATAAAAGGTGGTCACTGTAATAGAAATATTTTATGGTAGGAGGCCTCAGATTGAAGCCAgaatagtttttaaaaatctaCATATCAATCTTAGTTTTAAATGGAAAGTCGAACATTTTTTTGTGGTTGtgtttgtttaattaaaaatcagTCTATTAGTTGTGGTCGTCATTTTGCAGTTGGTAACATGAAAGAACTTCAGATTTTTAATAAAACTTTAGGTTAAAGTAAGTCTGCAAGCTCTTTTTATTACAGATTTCTCAGAGCTAATCATACAATTCTGTGTGTAAAAGTATAAAGGAATTTTTTAGGAACTTAGTGCCAAATCATATTAGCTTTGAAGTAGGAATCAAAAGCTGCTTTATATATTCTAGTAGATAATTAGAAAAGCGCAGACCTGTGCTATTCATGTGGTCCTTCTAGTCTAAAGAGCTGATTAATGTTGACAATTCAGGAAAGTGTGGAAATAGATTTGTATTGCTGATAAACTCTTGTCTAAGTGTTTAAGAAGCCAAATGCTGTTAAAAGCAAAGCATATGTTAGCAAACTTAAATAGAtagtgcatttttattttttgttagaaAGAGCTGAATTCTCGAGATGGAGCTTGGGATAAAATATGTGCTGAGAGAGATCCTTTTATTCTTTGCACATTGATGTGGTCCTGGATAGAGCAACTGAAGGAACCTCTTATATCCAAAGAGGATGTGGATATGTTGGCAAAAAAGTCACAGGCAACACTTAACTTACTAGAAAAGGTAAATACTGTACATGTCAGTTCACTGTCTTACTGCAAAACATGTTTTGCTAACTTTTATTAAGCTTTGTATTGGTGACCCTTAGGCAAGAATTTTACACTTTTAAAGGTAACTTTCTATTACAAAAAttgcatttataaatatattataaaaagcAAAGCTATATCTTGGTAATCCACAGCAAGGGTGGTAATCAATGTGTTAATGCTAGGGTAGTAGTTACTATAGAAAAAGGTGAAATGGATAAAATGTTAGAAacctgttctgaagaaactgatGTCCATGTGTACCAGCTAAGGGTATTGTAGGGTAAAAATTCAGGAAGGCAAAAGGCAGGATCCTCTTTCCCTTCAACTTTGCTTTTGGTTTACATACACATTCTGATGGCATTGCTTAATATTTACCATATATAGCTCTTTACATCTTTAAAATGCTGTGTAAACATCTAATAGGAGCCCTGAGAGGGTTGGTGCCATGGATGGAAGGGGGAACTGGCACATCCAGTTAATAATGCTTCAGTAGCTTGGCTGAGTTCCATTACATACATCAGAGCAGTCCATGTTCTCAAATCCAGATGAGGAGTTAGGTCCTTGTGCTCTGAAGGTTTTTCATTTAAGTATCCTTTAAAGGGATATGTATATCTTAGCTATTCTTCCTTTTCACAACCTGTATTTCCTTATACAATTTGTAGTCTAGATTTTCTAATGATGAAAAAGGAGGGCATCTTAATTTGTTTTAATGTATGACTGAGAACTCAGGAAGGTAATTCTTGGACAGTAGGCAGTTCTTGCCTTCTTTGCAGTTATCTTTTTCATGATAGTCAGGCTTTCCCAATTCAGTATTTTGAAATACCAACTTCCTCCTGAACTCAGATCATCAAGACTGCATCACTGTATTTTGCTGAATAGAAGATAAAATAGCTACTTGGCTTTTAGAGGGAAACTAATTGGACTACTGTTAAAATAAATTTTACTCATCTccgggcgtgtctacatgtgcattaatgtggtgTTGCTACTGAAttttaagtttagtacctctaatatgaggtactacataaatgcacagtagccaatgctaatgcacagtagcaacggTGCATAGTccttttgtgatgcttaatgcctgGTAGACTAATTctgttgtgcattagcatggtttttgccatgacacactaatatgcagtagaattagtctactgtgaattaagcatcttgtgtagatgtgccctctgaatTCAGAGAGTGATATCCAGAAGTGTCCTTGATATCATGGTTCTGTTGAAACGGTGAGGAAAATTCTTCCTCCATCTTGACTAAAGAATCATGTAAGAACCCTGCAAGTGCAATATTGTAGCAGTATCTTTCTTTGACTCCTACCCTCAGCAGTTTTAATGCAAGGATGGCCTATCTGTTCTTagagtactttaaaaaataaaatgttccctttgaaaatgtttcctttaCTAATTTGCTGTTTCTTTTATCCTCTAGGAACAATATCAGACTATTCTTTGTATTTTACATTGTATAGtgaatttgcagatgataccagcTGATGTGGAGGAAGCTTTACTTGCTCGGGCCATTAAAGCTTTCACAAAGGCAAGTAGTAATTTTGTCCATGAATTGTGCTTATTTGTTAGATTGTGAAGAACAAAGCAATAGTCTTAACTAACTGCTAACATTTTCACCTTATAATAACTGTgcttacatttatatattttagagTTTAAGTTTTCTCATAGTAGTTAAGGCCTAGGAAAAGTACTGAGCCCAAATGATGGACTTTTTGTGGAATAAAATGGTATCTTTGGGCAGTTTATCTTAATTCTGTGGTCTCCTCATTTCTGTGTTACTGGGTCTTTTCCTACAGGTGAATGCACAGCCAAATTATTTCAAACTGGCCATAAAGCATACATTCTAATGAATAATAATCTTCACCATTAAGACCTGCTTACCCTTGGTTTTAAGTAATTCAAATCAAGCACAATTCATTATTGGGCTTTATCGAGGAATTCCTCTAAGACTTACTGTTCTTAAACATGCTGAAGCCTTTCTTTTATAATGTTTGTTCAGATTACTGTTGCCCAGGGTATGATAGAACAGAGCTTGTCAGCCATGTTTTACATTGATAACTGCCCAAGAAATCTAAGACTTATTACTTCAAGTCCCCAAGCTAGTACTTTTCAAATGTGACTGACACAGTGAGTCTTCACAGACTTTGGAATCTGTTGTAACTTCAGTGCCATGCTGTTTGTTTTTGATGACTAAAGCTGCTTCTTCTGTGCCATTAGCACTAATATCATCCGAGAGAGATTCCTTGGTGTACTACCTACCAAGAAGCTCCCATTTATCCACATCAGTACCATTGAGCTGGAATCCATTTGCTTCTGTAACTATTTCTCTTGGCATAGGTTTTGTTACAACTTCTGTCTCATCTTCTTACTTGGATATTTCTCCAAAATCTACTGGATGCTATTCCCTCCAGCACAGGGACCAAAAAGTAATGATTATAAAAATGTTCTTGAAAATATCATGTTCAGTACTAATATATGTTTCTCATAGAGAAGTCTAGAGAATCCACTCTGTCTTTGGAAGAATGTATCTTGTCTGCATCTTTACTGTGTaatgactagggctgtgcaaaacttcggttgctgatttgattcagcccgattcagcagctgaatctcagaatctgaatcaggagaccctttaatctctccgaattgaattggaaccctctgaatcgactcagagagatttgatggttcggacatagacacagcttaaaatgttttttctatgtatctcaaggtaccaggtggctcatgagtgctgagatggtggggtggatggagcatcccacaggagtgggggggtggtccccagcgtgctcagtggtggacctggaagtggaacagaaagacttctggttcacttctgggtctgtcacGGAGCACACGGgggaccccctgctccccagcttggtgactggtgcctcctgggtctggggggtacctggagtccccccacggccaatcaccgagcgggggagagacccggaattggactggaagtacatcaggtctacttctgggtttgctgccaagcacatggggagtgggggggacagcgctcctgtgggacactccatctgccccaccatctcagtgttcatgagccgtgcctggtaccttcaggcacgtagaaaaaacatttaaagctgtgtctatggttgaatcgctgattctccgaaacggcatcgaatcttcagattcagattcggctgaatcgaattggggcagtgatccaaatcaacaaattgaatcgctgtcccccgaagcGGGCCGAATCAAATCGAATACGAcctacttcacacacccctagtaatgACAGTAGAAGTCTTTCTCTTAGATGTTCTACTTGGTGGTCTTGATTGGTTTCTGAAAGAGACTTAGAAGCCCTTCTCATCACAGATCCCATACTTCTCACAGATATCCTATGgcttggttcctaccactgtgtCATGATATGTATTTTTCTGGGATGTAGTCTTGGCTTTACTGGTCAAGGTGCAATCCTCGATATTTTCCTATTCTTTATCTAGCCAGATCTATTTCTCCTAAAGAACCATCTAAGATGGCTAACCCATCTAACCAGGAACTGGAATATAAACTTTGTATGAAGGAAGATcttttagaacaggggtgggcaattattttgggcagagggctgcttacccagttttggcaggcctgtcaagggccgcatgggtaaccctgccccttgacaggtgccccgcctcccagtcaccatcttgggaccaatgtcccagggccagcaccggtggggcccaaagtgggacacaggctggcaggggtctgtggagccgggctgggctgcaccagcagggagaggtgggagcTGGCCTAGCTCCATAAATCTGGTCATCATTTTGACCCTCTGTGTGTGAACAAAGCTACTTCTAAGGAGCATCAAGAAACCTCAGCCAGATTGCCCATGGCCAGCTGTAACAACATCCAGTGTTTCAGAAAATGACAACATCGTGTTTCCTGCCTCTCTAAAAGCCAAATAAAACAATCATTGTGGGGGAAATAGTACTTCCTTCTATAGGTGACCAGCAGAGGCCCCGAAGTATGGGTTTCCAAAACATCTCTCGCATACATACCACATTTCCTTTTAACCTGATCATAGGGAATCCACATTTTGCAGGCACTGTTTACTGTTTCCAGAACACCCCTGTCCTATCATGCCCTCGCATCCATAAATGTATCAAGTTGTATCTTAAAGCAGTTAGTTTCTTCACTTCATGGTCAGTAGTCATTACTAGGAAAGAGTCCTACCCCATCTGTTTTTTCCCAACTTCAAAAGTGCATATTTACCAAATGCTTTTCAGTGGTGGTATTTCAGTGGTCTTTAACACTTACAGGTAttttgatatatatatttatttatttactttttaggCAACACCCATTTTGCTCTAATATTCTCATGATAGAGTCAGGCTGGTATGTTCATTTAGATAATTTCCAGATTTAAGGTCTATGATTTTGGATGGAATTTCTATTACACATGAATATATTAGAATGCAGACCTATTTGCCTAGCCTGCAAGCTATCAACACCTAGTAGACAGTATGAGGACAGAGTACAATATAAACATGAAATGGAGCAAGATGTTTACCTTTGCATCAGGAAGCAATTCCTCTGGGCAATGGCTTATACTTTTACTCAGCTTAATTGCACTTCATCTGGCAGGTGTCTAGAACAAGTTGGTGAAATATCTCAGTAGGATATCATAGTCCACCACAGATGGGAGTTAAAAATTGGTTCTGGTTCAGGTGTTTCTGAACTGGACTTGTTTTCTACAAGACAAAACAAGAAGTATTCCATATTGTGCTCCCAAGAAGTAGTAAATCCAGGATGGTAGGAAAAGGATGTGGTGCATGCTTTCTTCCTGCTCTATTAATCCCCAGAGTCCTTAGAAAAACATATCAAGACAAAGCTCAGATAATGATAGCTCCCCCCTGGGCATGTCAGCCTGGGACTGATGCATCTATCTGGTGGTCAACCTTTTCTGCTGCTCTTCAACATTCCAGGCACTGTCCACAGAATCGTAATCCAGTACTTCATCTGGACCTGACATCCCTACAGCTGATGGTATATAGATTGGCtgattatatttttttcctgattttaaaaaaagaaaatattaaaaaacaacagGTTTTGATATAGCACAAAAGCCTCTACAAGGTTAACATGTAAAGAAAGGCTCTTGTATTTGTTATACAAATTTTTCATAGACGCATTCATCCTTTGGAATCATAGATAATCAGTTAAAGactatttgttgttttaaatattCAGTGCTCTTCATCAATGCTGTTGGTCATTTGTTTACTATCTTTGTATCATTCACAAGTGAAGATCATtcagccttttttcccccaccataTTTTATCAAGATTCCTGAAGAGACTGATTCATGTTTCTAGTTGAGGGATCTTGTCCTACTTGAACCTTAAATGTAGTGCTTCTGTCCTAGATGAGAAGTACTTTTTGAGCCTGTGTGATCATTTTCTCTCCATAAAAGCTACACTCCCACTGGCTGTCATTTCAGATTGCTGAGGTATTAAAATACAAGTTTGATGGCACGTGCCTTTACACATTATTCATTTAGGATGGAATTACTGAAACTGAGTCAAATATTTTTACTGAACATTGTTTAGTAGTTTCATATCAAATCTGTTTCTGATctatttattattgttttttccattttgaagtgaaggaatgctgaatacacgacACCAAGACTGCTGGAACATACTAATTAGTGCTTAGTACACTTAGCACACTAATTTTGTGCTTagtaattagcatgcttcagcagacttgatttaattgagtcttctccaacgtgtgctaattagtacgtgttggagcaggcatctggcgtgtgtataggtgcccctaaaGATCAGCCTTTTCCCTAGAATGATTTACAAAGGTTTTGGAGTCTGATAAGTAGAGGTGCAGCTATACAAcagtccatattgtatcagcaccaataaaaggaaaattgacattatcggcattcagcattttttggctgatgtagctgataatgttGCTGATTAAATGCCGCATGCACACGTGCAGCTGCAGCACgtatgtggccaggaatacagcctggcagcctggagaccagcatctgggtggtaagtctgttatgggaaagaggtgtgggggagggagggaaggtggtgTGTGGGGGGTAAAGAAGACTctgagtgaaggagggagtggggctggggcaggtgctgcacagcagggtggggcagggcacagctgccactgtgcacaccccggggaaggtggtggggggggcatgtgcccccctaggatctgtgcacagggtgagggaaggctgccactgcatgctggggggctgtgctggcctcttcccagcagctgcactCAAGTGGGGTGGGGTAAGCGgcaccagtggcagagctgggagggggggctatggtgaattttggggtggctatagcccctctgtagcctcccctcccagtgctgctgcctgtcccgCTCCCACCCAGTTCAAGCACAGctactgggaagaggccagctcagcccctggccccaagcaggCAGTGAACAGCTCACCCTTGTcctctgcacagatctgggggttacaTACCCGCCTTGCCtaccccaggggtgtgcacagcggcaggagccacccccaccgCCATGCTCCCCAGACAAGTTGCCAGCTCTGTCCCGtgtcctgccccactgctgctgggtagtgcctgccccagtcccactccctccctcaccacagggacctcaatctgccccctatcccatgccctcctccctccccccccccccgacttaccagctggatgctgtttTCCAAGCTGCTAGGCTGCGTATCGGCAATTGGATTATTATGGCcgatatggctggtcaataattggccattggtatcagcccaaaatctttatcagtgcacccctgctAATAAAGTATCCGATGCACCAAATAAACAATCTATCTTTAAGAATTAGGGCTGACATTACTAGAGGTTGGGCTATACTTGTAGCTGGGTGCAGAAGAATTTCACTTGAGACTTGAAGGCTGGCTACTCAGTAAATGTATGAACAGTATTTCAGTCACTGCTCCACTATTTTAGATCAGATACCCAACTTGTCAGAATTTATATTAAGATGCATATTACTCATCTTCTTGATTCCTGTTGAAGTGCTTCTCAAATAACCTGCAGTGGAATCTACAGGGAAAAAACGTAGGTACCTTTTCCATCACCATGTTCCTGGTACTGTGGCCTAGCAGAGGGAATTTTGTAGAGTGATGATAAAGTGAGGCTTCAGTCACATACAGAAAGAGGTTGTGTGGGGGTTTTTATTTGAGGCAAGTTAACTCGAAGTATGGTGCGTTCCAGTGTTGCTTGGTTCAGAGCTGCTGTCCTCCAATACAGGAATTCAGATAATATGAAAGGAAGATCATTATATGTAGTTAATGGTCTCTCTTTGATCAGCAACCAACCGTGATTATTCTACAGTCTGACTATCTCCTTCCTACTTTTAGGCATAAATAAGCTAGTCagtatacaaatatatatattctttgtTAAAGAAGTTGCTGAAACCTATGCTGagttaagaaaaaacaaacaaacattttctaGTTCAAAATAAGtaaattttactttttaaaatagccACGTGACATTCATTTAAAGAAATGAGTTTTAATTTCTCCCCTTTGCCAGATGAGTTTGGATTCTGAAAATGGACCATATGTTTACAACACCCTGAGGAAACTATTTAAACAAAcactggaagaaaaaagaaggggGCTTAAAGAAGGAACGGAAATCCCATTGTAATGTTTACAGAGTTATGCTGAGGGATTTGATTTCACTTACCAGCTACTGTATTTTGTGTTAATTGGCATGTATTCCCTAACTTTAATTAGTTATCAAAGACGTGTTTTTGTTTCAAAAGGGATCTGTAGTGAGACTAATTCTAGTTTCATATATTTAAGCTGATATTTTTTAATGAGTTGCTGCTGTGTGAATGTACTCTTTGGTTTGAAGCTATATTCTTTTGTATTGTGAACTCTGTTTTAAAGCTGTATTTATTGATTTAGAAATCTATCATTGGTAAGCTATATTTTTCAGTTAATTGAttgccataaatccagtgccatGTTACATTATACAGTGGTTCAATGTATTGAATTAATATTTATGTTAACAATACAAATGTTTACATTAGTGCAATTCCATTTTACTTTATGTTGAATAAATATTGACTGTGCTCATCAACTGCACTTATCTGagctttttcctttgaaaatcttaATGTAAGATTAGTTGTAATatgctaacttaaaaaaaattatatattgttTTTAGTTGATCACCAGGAATGTTAATATAATTCTCTCCTGTCTTACAACAcctttaatagatttttttaactttttagaaTACATTGCTTATTTACCaagtttaatatatttttagtAGAAAGGTTTCTGAAATACTTATTTTCTTAAAAAAGTATCATCTTAAAGTGCTTAGAAACAGAGTCAGTGCTTTTCCTGTTACAGatatttaatctattttttttaatatctgatatTTAATcaaaaaagattaaatttaaaaCTCAGACCCATaaaattaaatcagtttaaaaatcaGCATCTGCAATACACTTTACATATAAAGGTACTACATCCTGGATTTTTGTAACTTTGAGGAGGCTTTTCTATTCATTTTATGGAGGCAAAGATATCTGAGATGTCATCACAGCTTAATTTTATGCTTAAAGAATCCTTGTGGATTAGGATTCAGTTTGTATAGTTACAGCTCATCCGGTTAGATGTATTTAGTCACGGAAAaaaacttttccttttaaaaatggacTGACTCTTCTGAGtttaaaaacagaacaatttGACATACAGATAATTTATAAAAAGTTTTAACTTTAAGATGACTCTACACCCAATTCAGAGTCCTTTTTGTAGAATCATCTTAAAATGAATGTGtatggaaggaaaataaatgaactgcattttaaaaactgcaattgtaaaaaaaaaaaaaaaaaaaaaatacagagggAAGAGCTTGCAGTTTGCAGAACAGCTTCTGCTCTAACATGGTGCCAACTCCCATTTAACCAGacccagccttagggaaaatggtgcccttaGCAAACTTGTGTTTTGGTACCTGCTGACCCCCCAGCTTCACCCCAAGTCAGTTTAGTTGCTGCAGGCGGGGAGAGATATAGGGCACAGTCTGGGGGGAGGCAGACAGCAtggtgctgctgcccacactgcttGGCCCAACTTTttctgagcagtggctggaggcgaGGGGTgcgtggtggggatggctgtggggggaggtgtCTTTGGGTCATTGAGGAGCAGTTTCTTGTTGCTTTGCTTGCAAGGTTGCACTAAACAGAAGCTATACTAGGACCCTGTGGGCAAACCTAACTCTGTGGAGGCTGCAAAACTGCAAACAGTGGTGAATTAATGGCTGACAGAATAAAGAGTTAGGATTTGTCAAACTGTAACAGGATTCAGTGGTCTCattgggtgcgtccacacatacaagcacgtgcatttgcagcagctcaaatagaagtggtgcaaatttgagccggggctttttgcctcagtgcacgtgctggGATATgcttttggtgtggggcaaattgtgccagctgcagcaaaataaccctgtttggctcctcccagatctgcagccagggggagctggagcccgGGGCCACTACCTATGCTATCTCCAGCAGTattaaaagctgccctgtcctgaccccatcagtacaaaaagctgccctgtcaagtagctcagggctacttgctctcaggagcttctgggccccagccaatTGGTGCCTGGGGACACaactccttgtgccagctggactgctgaagcagccctgagagttccctgcaccctttacccactgcagcagtctggcagtagggaCCGCTGTCTggctgctgcgcacctgccagacccagatggggactgcacagccagtagaggcatctgcccagtgggctgtggctgtgtcgtgggagaaacctccctaaggtccgttgtctagctgtaatttgattgacagacaacgcgggtaaagaaagacagctgtttatttgctcgagcaaagaccataaagccagcaaaaggcaaaatggccccccctcaagggtgaggcgatcttttatacttcttacaacaaagcaagactatatggttaacaaaaagcaatacttggggcggtgctctacaaatctttgtaacagcatatttctattaagctgaactagcactttttaaaagctaaaagttaagtaacagtaacattatgttagcaaaaccttacacagtagaagatacttctcaaggacacaaccagtaagctcaaacaatggtttctctgtcttatcttacttctagctgtagctgattttttttttagcacacagacacagattcactttttaactcagaaaatgcttgttgcagttaaaatgattacttgacacaagcaaaggcctagctatcattctgccttgtggtcagctgcattactaggccacaggtcatgccttgtattcagctgtaaagctaatacttcttaaaaatccaaattattgtaaacctaacagtatgctttcagaaaactattctatttcagggcaatgacaaacctgcggactacagCTGCAGAGTTGGGCTTcatgcagcactactgccatgtgtgccccctgcctggccatctgggcagctatcacccagatgttcccagtgtggtggcctgctttgaactgtcatagcatgtcctcctggccccatttggccaggaggtcagc
The window above is part of the Alligator mississippiensis isolate rAllMis1 chromosome 12, rAllMis1, whole genome shotgun sequence genome. Proteins encoded here:
- the PTPDC1 gene encoding protein tyrosine phosphatase domain-containing protein 1 isoform X2 is translated as MAAGVLLQNQLPYSSLLKSSAYLASMSSESAMRPTAKYTKVGERLRHVIPGHMQCSMACGGRACKYENPARWSDQEQAIKGLYSSWITDNILAMARPSTEIIEKYSIIEQFERCGIKTVINLQRPGEHASCGNPLEQESGFTYLPEAFMEAGIYFYNFGWKDYGVASLTTILDMVKVMAFALQEGRVAVHCHAGLGRTGVLVACYLVFATRMTADQAILFVRAKRPNSIQTRGQLLCVREFTQFLIPLRNVFACCEPKAHAVTLSQYLIRQRHLLHGYESRHLKHVPKLVHLVCKLLLDLAENRQVIEEELLDIPDLSAEIEKTVSQLLSTQLDKELTRQDSDTSDSFSHLVRNNPFETQDSVFSLEHECDPLWKRRNAECLQPLTHLKRRLSYSDSDLRRAAFLFEQGETPWTVPAQILLCNKHKRPNNGEHCFAAGNQKPQLDLNKEAFVRSTLTFWSQGKFNLDGSIQKDGSALYHRKKSPKEVQRSRTFSAGLTYVHNASDPRTPKCNFAKETGHKEEQKTNIHGRIICASEDSDCSSKEECSLGCESQDSKDLSETIPHIILQSELSLEARRILAAKALANLNEFVEEDELKQKVEMWQKELNSRDGAWDKICAERDPFILCTLMWSWIEQLKEPLISKEDVDMLAKKSQATLNLLEKEQYQTILCILHCIVNLQMIPADVEEALLARAIKAFTKMSLDSENGPYVYNTLRKLFKQTLEEKRRGLKEGTEIPL
- the PTPDC1 gene encoding protein tyrosine phosphatase domain-containing protein 1 isoform X1, translating into MQGSPRQRSAVSIFSNFFQGRRHSCSDPLLRIIQRRRSSVVEVLSSSTHRVMVAISSLNPEELDATFPEKKKSAMRPTAKYTKVGERLRHVIPGHMQCSMACGGRACKYENPARWSDQEQAIKGLYSSWITDNILAMARPSTEIIEKYSIIEQFERCGIKTVINLQRPGEHASCGNPLEQESGFTYLPEAFMEAGIYFYNFGWKDYGVASLTTILDMVKVMAFALQEGRVAVHCHAGLGRTGVLVACYLVFATRMTADQAILFVRAKRPNSIQTRGQLLCVREFTQFLIPLRNVFACCEPKAHAVTLSQYLIRQRHLLHGYESRHLKHVPKLVHLVCKLLLDLAENRQVIEEELLDIPDLSAEIEKTVSQLLSTQLDKELTRQDSDTSDSFSHLVRNNPFETQDSVFSLEHECDPLWKRRNAECLQPLTHLKRRLSYSDSDLRRAAFLFEQGETPWTVPAQILLCNKHKRPNNGEHCFAAGNQKPQLDLNKEAFVRSTLTFWSQGKFNLDGSIQKDGSALYHRKKSPKEVQRSRTFSAGLTYVHNASDPRTPKCNFAKETGHKEEQKTNIHGRIICASEDSDCSSKEECSLGCESQDSKDLSETIPHIILQSELSLEARRILAAKALANLNEFVEEDELKQKVEMWQKELNSRDGAWDKICAERDPFILCTLMWSWIEQLKEPLISKEDVDMLAKKSQATLNLLEKEQYQTILCILHCIVNLQMIPADVEEALLARAIKAFTKMSLDSENGPYVYNTLRKLFKQTLEEKRRGLKEGTEIPL